One segment of Brassica napus cultivar Da-Ae chromosome C3, Da-Ae, whole genome shotgun sequence DNA contains the following:
- the LOC125575233 gene encoding eukaryotic translation initiation factor 1A-like, with product MPKNKGKGGKNRKRGKNEADDEKRELIFKEDGQEYAQVLRMLGNGRCECMCIDGTKRLCHIRGKMHKKVWIAAGDIILVGLRDYQDDKADVILKYMSDEARLLKAYGELPENTRLNEGIVGDLEEDDDNDTEEFVHFEDEDIDRI from the exons ATGCCGAAGAACAAGGGAAAGGGAGGAAA GAACAGGAAGAGAGGAAAGAACGAAGCTGATGACGAGAAGCGTGAGCTCATCTTCAAAGAAGACGGACAAGAATACGCGCAAGTCCTTCGCATGCTCGGCAACGGAAGATGCGAGTGCATGTGCATCGACGGCACCAAGCGTCTCTGCCACATCCGCGGCAAGATGCACAAGAAGGTCTGGATCGCGGCGGGCGACATCATACTCGTTGGTCTGAGAGACTACCAGGACGACAAGGCTGACGTCATTCTCAAGTACATGTCTGACGAGGCGAGGCTTCTCAAGGCTTACGGTGAGCTTCCGGAGAACACTCGTCTCAACGAAGGTATCGTTGGTGATctcgaagaagatgatgacaaTGACACTGAAGAGTTTGTCCACTTTGAGGACGAGGATATTGATAGGATCTAA
- the LOC125583693 gene encoding uncharacterized protein LOC125583693 — protein MTEFQKQERGVKKMKIVAKIIALASIFSLVLSYSSLVSSLQQSLHLLSMYINLVDKKYMFLLCNGIVGFIMGNFKTLLHGTAMNIVEETEELRINHTRKSEMKNVVALLGEQRVSKKEEGEVVALLGVQRVSKGEGVVALNGELCVSKEEEDGEERVDLLREEEVIMVFEDDNGGKDLTVITIDEHDDDDEINDNLLSSEDLNKKCEEFIRKMKAGIRSESRKLLTS, from the coding sequence ATGACGGAATTTCAGAAACAAGAAAGAggagtgaagaagatgaagatagtCGCTAAGATTATAGCCTTGGCTTCCATTTTCTCTCTTGTTCTATCTTACTCTTCTTTAGTCTCCTCTCTTCAACAAAGTCTCCATTTGCTTTCCATGTATATCAACCTTGTGGACAAGAAGTACATGTTCTTGTTATGCAATGGTATTGTAGGCTTTATCATGGGGAATTTCAAAACCCTTTTGCACGGCACAGCCATGAACATCGTTGAAGAAACGGAAGAACTAAGGATCAACCACACGCGAAAATCAGAAATGAAGAATGTAGTGGCTCTACTTGGAGAACAGCGTGTATCCAAAAAAGAGGAGGGAGAAGTAGTGGCACTACTTGGAGTACAGCGTGTATCCAAAGGAGAAGGAGTAGTGGCACTAAATGGAGAACTGTGTGtatccaaagaagaagaagacggagAAGAAAGGGTTGATTtattaagagaagaagaagttataaTGGTCTTTGAGGATGACAATGGAGGTAAAGACCTCACTGTCATTACAATAGATGagcatgatgatgatgatgagataaATGACAACTTATTAAGTTCGGAAGATTTGAACAAGAAATGTGAGGAGTTCATCAGGAAGATGAAAGCTGGGATCAGATCAGAGTCCAGGAAGTTACTTACCTCTTAG
- the LOC111210604 gene encoding eukaryotic translation initiation factor 1A-like: MPKNKGKGGKNRKRGKNEADDEKRELIFKEDGQEYAQVLRMLGNGRCECMCIDGTKRLCHIRGKMHKKVWIAAGDIILVGLRDYQDDKADVILKYMSDEARLLKAYGELPENTRLNEGIVGDLEEDDDNDAEEFVHFEDEDIDRI; this comes from the coding sequence ATGCCGAAGAACAAGGGAAAGGGAGGAAAGAACAGGAAGAGAGGAAAGAACGAAGCCGACGACGAGAAGCGCGAGCTCATCTTCAAAGAAGACGGACAAGAATACGCGCAAGTCCTTCGCATGCTCGGCAACGGAAGATGCGAGTGCATGTGCATCGACGGCACCAAGCGTCTCTGCCACATCCGCGGCAAGATGCACAAGAAGGTCTGGATCGCGGCGGGCGACATCATACTCGTTGGTCTGAGAGACTACCAGGACGACAAGGCTGACGTCATTCTCAAGTACATGTCTGACGAGGCGAGGCTTCTCAAGGCTTACGGTGAGCTTCCGGAGAACACTCGTCTCAACGAAGGTATCGTTGGTGATctcgaagaagatgatgacaaTGACGCTGAAGAGTTTGTCCACTTTGAGGACGAGGATATTGATAGGATCTAA